The nucleotide sequence CGGCTAAAAGTAGAGCCGAGGCGGAATATAATGAAATGAAACAAAAAATATATGTGCCTATTTGTAGAAACCTTACGGATACAGGATGGTAAAGTATGGAATATCGAGTACCATAACCGGCGTATGAACGATACCCGGGCAACGCTTTTCGGTGCTTTTTCGGTAGAGGAGGATATTCGTTATTATTTCTCGGATTTGTCTATTTATAAAGAACGTACGAAATGCCGTATTCTCTACCGGGAAAAGGTGGAAAAAATAGAATATTTACCTTATCAGCTTCCTTGTATCGAAAGTCTGAGACTGGTTATAAACGATGATGTGGATTATCGGTATAAATGTATCGATCGCAAATCGATCGACAGGTTATTTGCATTGCGGGGTGAAACGGATGATATTCTTATCGTTAAAAACGGATTGCTGACCGATACGTCTTTTTGTAATGTCGCTCTTTATGACGGAAGTAATTGGGTGACTCCTCGCAATCCTTTGTTAAAAGGAACGCAACGGGCTTTTTTGCTCGACAGGAACCGATTGCGAGAGGCTGATATCTCGGTAATGCGTATTCGTGATTATAAATGTATCTCTTTGTTTAATGCGATGATTTCCTTTGGGGAAATCGAAATTCCGGTAAACCGTATTTTTTATTAAAGGCTATATTATGAAAAACGGGGATGAGAAATTTTTTCTCATCCCCGTTTTTTGTCGTATTTAAAGAATTAATAAGGAACCGGTTTATAAACGGTCTTATTTTTTAATTTAGGATTCAGTGACATCGGGAAGTTGATACCGAAATTAATATTGAAATTAGCCCGGTCTACCGGTATAAACCAGGAATTGACACGGGTAATCATATAGTCGGTACCGATAAAAAGGTTAAATCCTCTCGGACACAAATTAATGACAGCTCCCCAGGCGCATCCCATGTTCGAGACCGAACCGTTTACAGCGGCCATAAACCACCGAGCCGGTCGAAAGTTCACGGTTCCCATCAATTCGGTCCACACCTTCGGGGTCGAGAAGCGGGTAGAAGACAAAAGACCGAAAGATATTTTGTTGTTCAGAATTCCGTATTCCGCACCTATGTTCATTGTCGTGTACAGCATCGTATTTCGTGCTGCAGGGGCGTCGGCTTTATTAAATTTAGCGAGAGCTTCCAAATCATCGGTAAATTTGTCTGTCTCATCATCGAAAGCGTTGTCTCCGTTCGGGCCGTCTTCCGCTCCGATATGTTCGAATCCTTCGAATATAAATTCTTTATCGGGAGTAACACCTCTCAAATTATTGTTCCAGCGAATAAATCCGATATCGGTCAACGCCATCGACAGTGTCAGGTTATCCAGTAATTTATAGGTGGCGCCCAAATCTACTGCACCGCCAAAACCTCCGATACCCGGGGTGTCTAAATCGAATCCATCGATTTCCCCCTTGTTATTTACTTTCAGACTGGCTCCTGCCATCGATACATCGGCTTGTCCGTAACTGCGTATATACCATTTATTATCGCTCAATAAAATATTCATTTTATCTATTTTGGCGTCTATATTAGCACCCCCGACTAAAAATTTCAGTTTAGCCCCGATGGTCAGTTTATCATTTATTTCGTGTGCGTGTCCCAAAGCCAGTTGGGCGAAAGTATTGCTTTTAATCGACATATCCGAGATATTGTATTCGGTAGCATCTCCTGTTTGTCCCAGTTTCAGGAAGGTAAAGAAATCTTTTGGGAGAAATATCTGGTTGGTAGATCGTACCGACAGGTCGAAGGTATTAAATCCGTTGAAAGCAAAA is from Coprobacter tertius and encodes:
- a CDS encoding DUF5723 family protein, with protein sequence MKQYKMRSSIITFILLLTTISIGAQNLHSSYFLERMPYRHRLNPALINDYGYFSFPILGNIAVGLNSNIGISTFLYPSLTKPNELNTFLHPDVDFNKFEKKLKNMNQIEPNFEITILSFGFFAFNGFNTFDLSVRSTNQIFLPKDFFTFLKLGQTGDATEYNISDMSIKSNTFAQLALGHAHEINDKLTIGAKLKFLVGGANIDAKIDKMNILLSDNKWYIRSYGQADVSMAGASLKVNNKGEIDGFDLDTPGIGGFGGAVDLGATYKLLDNLTLSMALTDIGFIRWNNNLRGVTPDKEFIFEGFEHIGAEDGPNGDNAFDDETDKFTDDLEALAKFNKADAPAARNTMLYTTMNIGAEYGILNNKISFGLLSSTRFSTPKVWTELMGTVNFRPARWFMAAVNGSVSNMGCAWGAVINLCPRGFNLFIGTDYMITRVNSWFIPVDRANFNINFGINFPMSLNPKLKNKTVYKPVPY
- a CDS encoding aminotransferase class IV; its protein translation is MCLFVETLRIQDGKVWNIEYHNRRMNDTRATLFGAFSVEEDIRYYFSDLSIYKERTKCRILYREKVEKIEYLPYQLPCIESLRLVINDDVDYRYKCIDRKSIDRLFALRGETDDILIVKNGLLTDTSFCNVALYDGSNWVTPRNPLLKGTQRAFLLDRNRLREADISVMRIRDYKCISLFNAMISFGEIEIPVNRIFY